The Clavelina lepadiformis chromosome 3, kaClaLepa1.1, whole genome shotgun sequence region GCAAGATAGAAAATGTCCATATGTTCATTTCGAACAATGGTGACCTCTTATGGTTTTTACCATGAAGCATTTCTCATCACGATAAGTTTATGATGAAGCTTCGTGTACAATCATGTAACAAATTCATAAGCCAGTAGTGTGACACACAATATGGTTAGGAAGCTACCACCATAAATTTCTTACCACGATGGTTAAGGATTCATTGCTTTAGACAACTGGGGAAATCAAAACAACACGacaacaactttaaaatcaaGCTAATAACGCCACAAGAGAAAGAGAACTTGTTGGAAATGAAAGTCAGCATCAATGAGCCGTACAACAGCAAAACAATTCAACTGATACCCGAAGAACTTAACAAAGTTACAATATCTTATAAAAGCCTCTTTTCTACATCTAATGAAAAGGTTACAAAACTAAGATCTACTACTATTTATACCTGGTTTTGTATTAATTCTGTGTAGTTTTAAAGCTCTTGTAACGCCAGAAAAAAGCTTTTCACGAGTAGCTCGCTTTTCAGAATGAAGCTCTTTtgatttcttttcaaacaTATTACGGATTGTCCCAACACGCTGAATAGAGTCACTATTAATAAAGGAGGATATGCGATCCAGATTTTCATCTTTTTCCTTGAGTTTATCGCTTAAACTCAAACTAAATGTGGCAGTTGGCTCGGTCATGAGATTGGTCAGTGGAACAGATATTTCTTGGGCaggtttcttttttcttcgGCGCTTTCCTTTACTTGGCATAGTTGAACTTGAGTAAAATTCACCTTTCTCAAATGCTGGTTTGCGATCTAGCAAAGGAGTGTTAAGGGATGCCAGAGTTTGACAACTTGACCGAGTGGAACTTGTGAATGTACTTGATGCCAAAGAAAACCGAGACAGGCTTGTCGACATGAATGCATCAGCCCAAGATTTTATGGTGCTGTTGTTAGAGTTGACGTTAACTACATTGCTGTTCCAGTTACCACCATCACTTTTAGgactaaaacttttgttggTTCTACCCAACTTGGTAATGGGGGATCCTTTTTTGTCTGGAGACTTTTTCCCACGATGAAAGGGAGAGGTTAATTTCTTCCGACTAAAGGAGGAAAAGAAACCATCTATGTCTAAATCTAATTTTGACATGTTTtctgtcaaaatattttcctggTTCAGTTCTTCACATTCAGCTGACTTTGTTTGCATTGATTTCACGGGTTTCACAACCTTTTTCCGTGGCAAAGATTTATCTTTGTAAAATGTATCATAGCTAACATAATCATCTTCAGAATCATCGTCCATCGTGCTAAAGCCATTTTGCACTGTTGCATCATCCGCTACCCTTCCCTCAGCTATAGCTCTTGCAAAAGACAATGATGAACGTTTTGGAAATTCTGAAGGTTTCAACTGCTGTCCACTGTTGGGTACATTCAAGTATACAGTGTTTGGTTCAGCAGATCCGGTTATTACAATGGCAGGTAAATTGTGTGGTGAGAATTTTGAATTGCAACTGGTTGACTTGTTATCGGAAAAACCATTTGGCTTGGAAAATGGATGTCGTTTCCCCTTGTCTACTTCTGTTGGGCTAGGCAGGGAAGAGTAAGAATGATCataaaaacatgattttgAATCCACTTTCAGGTTACAGTTTTGCGatattttgcttattttagAAGATAgattttgattgttttcatCACTTTTGAAGTGTCTAGCACCATTAGTCATCACAGGACTATCTTCTTTGCCATAATAAGAATAACTGTTGCATGAAATTGTTTCGTCATTCATCAGGGTACAATCTATTTCTTCATCAACTGGAAAATTAACATCCCTTCCAAGGTCATCAACTGAGGTAGAAGAAAGGAAAGGAGGGGACGTTGGAAACCTTTCGTGATCACAGGAGCTTGCAATATTGAAAGATTCATTCATACGTGGAGGAGGAAGAGGAAAAACATCATCAATGGGAGGGGAGGTGTGAGTGATAATTGCCATATAGTCCTTGTTGTATTCACAAGTACAATTATCTCCCAAACTTGATGTGCGATGTGAGCTTCTCTTTAAAGTATACGGAGAAGACAATGGACTTAGAGCAGCTTTCTTGGCACGTCTGCGGAGTATTTTTGACAGTCGTGCTGGACTGGCCACTGTATGGTATTGTCGATATGATGACATGTGTGATGCCTGAAAAACTTCCAATGCTTTATGATGAAAGTTGAGCATGGTATTGGAAAGAGACAAATTACGTTTTCGTATCATCTTGTTGTCCCGCAAGTTGGTGCCGCTCAAGTCCTGTTGGGAAAGTGTATCTAGGGGTTTGACCTCAGGATAAGAACCTGAACCAGTGGCGCTGCTGACTTCATCGCATTCGTGTGAGATAGGGGGTAATTTTCTCTTCTCCAGTACGGCCAGTCTCATTCCAAAGCTTGTTCGAGGAAGCTTTTCACTTTCAGCCTTAGATTTGAGGTATTTTTCATAACCTGACCAAACAATTCTTTCAGGAGATTTTTTGGATACATTCTCAGTCACAGCATCAACATCACTGTCATTTTTTGAGTCATCTTCACAATCGTGAAAGTTGGACACCATGGTGTTATCACTGAAATTAGTAGTAGAGCCACAACTAATCATGGCATCTATGTCAGTTATACTATCCGGTTCCATGCTGTGACGACAGCTTCTTCTGAAGGAGTTTCGAAGGGGGGACCAATTTGGACTTTTGGTCGAGGATTTTGAGCTTTTCCTGCGAAGCAAAGAACGGTAATCCAAACTTAGAGTGTTTTGATCTCCACGAAACTGCCAGCTTGGTGTCGACCTGATCGGCTCACGCTCCCATGCTGGTATGTCATCACTTGCTCTAGAGGAATCGGCATCATTTGTTTCTTCATTAATGTTTGTGACATCAGATGACCTGCGTCTCTCCGGAGAATATGAAGGGATTTTAGGATCCCAGAAGTCATATATGCTCTCCCTTTCGAAGATGCTTCGACCACGAAGAGGAAGAGTATTGGATGAGAGGTTTTCGCAACTTCTTCCCGTACGTGCTTTTTCGGCAGACTTACGATAGGCTTCCATTGCTCTTTTATAATGCTTCCATTGCCTAACAGCTTTCTGGGGTGTGGCACTATCTTCATCTGTGTCTGTCTTCAAACTTCTTCTGCTCAATATTGAAGAACATCGTGAAAGTGGTGAATCTAAAAAGCCACTGTAGCTCTGGCTCCGATTTCTGGCTATATCGAATCGGTCAGACTCAgcgttttcaatttctttattCACTTTCGCAGGAATTGATGGTAAAGAAGGTGATATAGGTAAAATATCATCGCTGAGTGATGTTTCTTTGATATCAGCTACCATTGAGTAGCTATTTTCATAAGACACATCATCCAAACATGTTTCATTCATATCATGCAAGTTGCAGACAGTTTCAACTTTAACTTCTTTCTGTCCAAATAAAGGGATTAGCTTTTGAGCTCCATATACAGCGGTACGCCTTTTAACCGCAAAAGCCAATGGTAGTCGTCCAACCCAATGCCTAGTGGTGTTCTTTTTAGATTTCGGAGCACAGTGTGAAAACTTGGTGGGagattttaaatgcaaattgcTGGCTGTTTTGACTGCTTCAGGTCTAGGCTTCTGGCCTACAGAAACAAGTGAAGAGGGATGGCAAAGTTTAACCTGGGCTTCAACAACACTTGGCCAATTTGGCGCATTGATCAGGGAATGCACGTTTGTTGAGCTTGGCTTTGATGCCAAACCATCCTCTATATCTGAAAGGCTGTAATCGGTGCCAAAACGATCTTCATTTCCAGAAGATATCGAAATAGAGTCGTCATCGTTGGCAGAATCATTAAGATGCAACGTGTGCATGTCGAATGCGTGAAAGTTCGTTGCTACTGACGCAGCCATCAGGGATTGATTGATTGCAATTGGCGATTAGGAGTTGGCAGAGTTACAAAACGTTCCACAGCTCACGTTAAAAAGACCTTAGTGAAcagttaattaaaacaattccgTTGAAGTTTCTGGAATAGGCAGCTTTGACTGTTACGCAATCATCAATCGACATGAAATGCTATTTGCTAATAAACAACTTACATTATTTTGTTGACATGTACAAAACTAATCAACTTCGACAAACGTATTGAATGCTAACgactgcaataaaaacaaaacaaataccACATTCATCTCACATACgtcatttaaaatgttactgACGTTGGCGTCAATTAGGCATGCGCTTTCAACAAGAAACGTGATTCAATAACTTGCAAGAAATACTAGGTATTTAAGGACGACTTGTTCATTTCGTCAGGAAAAAAACAGCTTTAAATTACTATGGCTTATTTCGTACCGCTTGTTACGTCTTGCACTGACTCAACCTGTCAACTGGACCACCTGACAAGCTGGACTTCTGCTCTTAACACGTTCACTTCCGGTGTAAAAATTGTCTTCCTTTTACAACGGAACATTGGAACACGATAATAGTAATTGTCATGCCCCACGTATTAGCACCAACAAACTAACGTTCACCTCGTGGCTTTCACTCagaagttttacaaaatactgACCGACCTAAAAAAAGAAACGAAACGTCGTCCTGCAACGAACTTATTCCAGACATTTTAATGACGTATCCGTACGTTAAGCTGTCCATCATAGCGCAGCTTTCTCATAGAAAATTTCACCCGTCGCGGCGTATGCAAGCCTTAAAATAGACAAGACAAACGAAGAAAAGCGTCAGGAATGAATAGGACACGGCTGTTTCAAACACACTTCCTGTATTAAGAATCAAATACTTCATTTAAAATCGCTGAAGCAACCACGTTCGAGCAAGTCTTTGTCCTATCACTGCCAAGTATTTTAAACATACACTTTGGATGTCACTTCTGGGTCATGGGACAGCCGTTGATTGGCAGTTTATAAATATCTGGATACTTCTGCGAAAGTTTGCGTTTGTGACTCGAATATACTTGCCAAATTAGGTGTCGCTTCGCATTGCATGGACTTTGTGTAAACAAAAACACCTTTCGCTCCCGCCAGCAATAACGTAACTCTGCAAACTAGAATTTCTTACGAGCAGAACTATTCTTGGTTGacataatttcttttctacTTTGCATGAACTTTCGGCTCCTGCAAACCTATTGCTTATCTAACAAGCGTGCGATCTTTATAACAGCTTTGACGataattgtaaaacaatgCTACGACGGCAGACTAAAATCGTAGATACTAAGCAACAAccataaaataacaacaagtGCATATGGAAAACGAAACGTAGTTAACACAAAAGTAAATTCTTGCGCCTCAAAACTCAAGTATCTGTAAGTCGTTttcatttcttaaaaaataatGGCGTTTAGGGTCATCGGCGTTAATaagaaatgatttattttacgaaaaaattaaaacatgggACATTTGGTGGATAGCGTCGTGCACTCATTACGTAGTGAATTACGTCAGAAATTTCTTGGTCAGCCATAACAACGAAAACTGTCCGAGGAAAAGTGAAAAAGTATTAATGCATATCCTAACgtactatttttatttaactacGTAAAAAACTATAACTCTTCCTGTGTGTCAGAACCTTGCGATAAGATACACAAAAAACTATTTGTTGTGAGACTTTGAATGGACACAAAACACCGACGTTTCCTTCTTTGTAAAGACGTGGCAATAAGTAGGTATACTGTAGAGTCCATTCTCTATCTATCTGCACGAAAGTGAAACCTAATATGTAACTGCAGCAAATGATTACAAACGTAACTTGCACGATGTTGACCGGTTGTAATAGCATTCAACTGGAAGCATGATAATTTAGGGTTCTGCATTAAGTTGGATTATTTTTCTTaatagaaaaattaaattttttcttgctGTGCACGTGACTTAGCATGCACATGCCTGGAAACGGACAAAGAACACGTTTTTTCGTGACTTGAGATTATCCAAGTcgatatcacaaaaattcgTAACGATGTCAATTCCATGAATTTGCATCACGCATttaaaacagataaaatacATCTCATTACATCACATCACAATGACCACTAAATGTTGGTGGTGTATTGGTGGatgaaatatatacaatattcatttttttgtgaagCAAAAAATTCGTCTAGCACACCGAACAACATCATACATTTTCGAATAACTTTAAGCctattattgttttgaaaagaagTCACCGTTTGATGTTTTCCAACAGATGCACAAAAACCTACACGCAGCGATTCATGCAATAGATGTTTTAGCCGCTGTGTGAGCAAAATCGAAATTCCAAGATGCTTTGATTTTATCGGTAAACATTTTGACCATTCGGTTGCTGCATACATTGTCAGAAATTGTCGTCTACTCGACTCGCATGCACTTGTTACGATAAGCAAAATGGATTCAGAGAAAGTTGTTTGACGCAAGTCCATTTGCTAATTGAAACGTGACGTGCTTAGAACTatcttttcaaagaaaatcttAACCCTGTTCAAAAACTGATTGTTACATTTATAAAACATGTCTGGTGCGATGGTTAATATACATGGCTACACGCACTGCTGTTCAAATAGCTATTTTCGTCACCACGGTCATATGGCTACCAAATAATAAGGATACTCATAACATCAGGGTCTACGGCTGTATTGTTGACTTAAATTCCGCATGCAGAGCGTGGCATCTCGTCACAAAACGATTGCATATATTGCTTATTATAGACATATCTTTCAGAATACTCCAGTGTGACAcgttcaaaaaataaacactttTGCAACCGCAACTAACTTGATACAGCCTTAGTATAAACTCAACGACAACAAATACCAAAGGCGGTTACCGTTTTGGCATACAACCCGTTTTTCACCCTTTTCAAGTTCTGGTCGGCTAAAACTccaaatttgttcaaaatcATTCTATTTGCAAGAGAAAGAAAACCTAGATGATATTTTTGTCCGGGTTGATCTCTTTCGCAAAAGCACAATGTGCTCTACACCGGAAATAATTGACCAATCACAGTAGAGAGCTGACGCGTCagttgaaaaaattgaaatgtttgcCGTTGTTTTTTACCAGCAGAActagttttattttgtcatttgccccacatttaaaaaaaaatctgttatcacttgcaaataaaaattattaagtacagtatatatcGAATCTTTCTTATTAATTTCAAACTCTACTCAACAAAGTTATTAACGTAACGCCAATCACTTACAATGCAGGTTATAGACACGACCGACGGTTTTTAAGACTGTTTTGCAAGGCAATTAAATGTGCCAAATGATCACAGACATAGTTcataaaacttgtaaaaacaTATGAAAACTAATGATACAGCAATACCCACGTTGCAATgcttttaagttaagttcgcAGAATGTGTGAGAAAAAAGTTCAACAAAGTAATCACAAAAAGATGAACTATTGGTCCACGGAAGTCATTGGTGATGtcacataaaaaataaaaatgaattcgAGAAAAAACACCACACGAAGCCAGACGACGACCGGAAAAAGAAACATCATGATAGTCCATAAGTACGCGTTTTTCAAGTCGGGCGGGGGCAAAAAGCACAGTAAATCTAGGACATAGGTCATGACTTGGTCAAGCAAAGGTGGGCACGAAAACCCCAAAGCAAAATTCCTTTTACAACTAAAAGCGCTGCCTTTGACAATGACATTGTGAGCGTAACCATGGTTTCAGTAGAGTTCGTAACTTCCTGACGTATTCACGTATTGTAGCATGTTGATTCATTAATTATTGAAGGTTCTGCATCAATAAAGACGACGTAAACCAAAAGCTACGCTTATGCTTATCAGCATTCCGATAAACGACGGCCAATAACGGGGTCATGTTGACAAATTTCTCTACAATAAATGTGCATTTCTCCCCAGCAATAACAAATCATCGTAAGTTGCGATCGTCATAGAGCATCGCGACCTCTCATTTCCTCAATCACGGAGTCACATGGAAACCAGTTGATTGGAAATAAACAGTCTGGTATAGAGGTTCTCTTTTATCAAGGACATCGCAATTGACAAATCAAAAGCATGGTCTGTTAAATTTCGGCCGCCAATTGCATAAACGAACCATACACTACAAGAAAGCTCGAAAATGACTGACTGTAGACACAATGCGTTGAGaagaaaaagaacaaaaagatCTCCATAAAATGCAAGTGGCATGTCACATAACGTTGTACCTCATCCACAAGCAACAAATGGTAACTGACTGGTAATTGGCCACTTCAGACTCACAAACTGCAAGCAGTAAGATCATTTTGCCGTTTAGCGCCAACATCACCACTTCCAGCCTCAAATCATGACACATGACGtggcaaaaatacaaatttatcTACTTGCATAAAGCACTTTCCGCATAAAATgctgtttcattttaaaaaggACGCTTATAAGAGTCACGTCGAGGTTGGCAAGGAACTCAAGTAGCTAGACTGCTAGAGCTTCCGAAGCTTCCGCTTCAACTTAATTTTCGACATTTAAATAGCACAAGTGCACAACGACGAGCAACTGACTAACGGTTAGTTGGATTATGATTGAAGGCTGGTAAGTGTGAACAGTGAAATTATGTAAGTCATCAGCGTCATCTAGCGACTGGGGACAGACAACATTCGTCGATGTGACCACAGAGTTCTCAACGGATTTTAGAGTTGGAGaataacacaaaaatattggGTTCATATATAACTGCTAGTATTAAATCTTTCGATTCATTTTCATTACCTTTACTTGAGTCTGGGTGTGCAGAAGTGTATTAATCACTCACATGCAGTATGGGCAGTTGTTAAACGTTGTCAACGATTTTAAGTGCTTTTCAACATTTCTCAGCGGAATTATGCAACTTTGTTTCAAGCATAGTTTAGCCCGGCAGTAGTTTTCGAAAAGTCAAACGTTGACCAAATCGGTGTTCAAATGACATAAACATAAATGGATCAATTGGGCAAATGGTACTAAAAATGGATTGTGCACAACATCCGACTTTAAGTGCTCAACTCAAGGTTTCACTGAAAACCTTTCAACCAATATAACGCAATAATTAAACTAATATCAATGGCGTCATCAAATGAAACTGCAAGTAGAAGTTTCAACCTAAGGCACCAATTACACACGTGACCTCGACAGCgccaaattaaatttttataggAAATTCGCTGCAAATATATATTAGAGGTAACTGTGATCGAAGAAAGGGTGCATGTGGTTAATAATTAAGCGTTGCGGACCAGAAGAAATGAGCAGTAATAAACGAACTGAAGACGTGGAGTTATCGAGATCAATCTAAAACATTGCGCACTTGCTAACTCTCTGGTTATGTCAAAAATAAGAAGGCAATGTAAACGAAGATAATCAGCACAGGCATAACACTGTTTCGTATACAAACGATAAGACATGGTACTTGAAAAGTTCCTTATTTGTAAGAACTTATACTTGGAcgtaatttttaaaagaaacacTTTTAGCTTTAAAGGACCAACGTGACTGACTATTTTGATCTTCAGCAGCAAACCGTAGAAAAGCTCAAAGTTTACTACTAGATGCAGTATCAATTACTTTGCAACAGTAGAAACGGAATAATTGATTACCTTTCTACGCTTTGACACTAATCTGTGCACatggttgaaataaaaatagacAACGGACAATATTATCATACGAAGTCCCCAAGGAAATGCTTTAAAGAGTATGCTTCAGCATTAATAGGAAACTGTACACCAGAGTGTGTTCAAAATgtaataaagttaaaaattcaCCAGAAAATTCGGCCGTTTAGAGTAGTTACACTTACGAAAGGGTACAGAGACAGTAATACTTCATCGGTGGAAAATCTGCATTAGAAATACTGTTCAGGATAAGCTCACAAAAATCAATAAACCTGTTATTGGATTACCACGAATCATCACCGATGGGAATGTGCCATGAATAATCTGCCTCGATGAATATAAAATTACAGGGTAATAACTGATAACTTCAAGATGGATAAAGGGCGCCCATGTTAATAAAGCGTAGATAGCCGCGACTACGTAACAACACGtcggaaatgacgtcatgacAGAAAATGTGCACGCGCGCTGACTTGGTTTGTTTACACAGTAGAACGCTGGTATTTTCATTTATCTAGCTACAGATTAACTGACAACATTCTTAAGCGAATTCGTAAGATATATCGCATAAAACACTTAAGGTCGTATGAACGTGTCCATGAGCTGAAGGCCGCACTTTTTGACAACGATCCTCCCATGAAAATCGAACAGAATCGACTACATACCAGCGCAGTTCACCCTTCTTAGTGACCGTTTCCTGAATTAAAGGAAATAAATGTAGAAATATAGTTACATGAACACATACATGGGCTTATGGACGCGGTTCGCTGGTGGCCTGTTGTCGAAGCCGACTAAAGGAAACCTGGGACCATGTAAGAGCACAGTTGCACACCGTCCTTGTCATGGCAGAGACACCTGAGGCTTCTTTACATGGCTTATTAGCATGAATGACAATGGCACCAGCACTTCAAATATAAGAACGATCATTCCTAACGCTCATTGTTATGCTGACATTCCCTACCAATGAGTCATTCATGCAAACACAAAGTTGTTGCTCCTCATTTTAGAGCATTTGAAAAGAGTATAAAGCAGAAGGGAAGCattgaaaccaaaaaaataCAGGTGGAAAATCTAAAATAAAGGtttacagtgaaataatcaGTAGAAATGCATCAATTGCTGTGAATTCTACTGAGGTCAAGCTGAATGAGTTAGTGTAACAGAAACAGAAAGTATAGGTGGGTAAACAGCATTTGTTTTTGCACCAAACAAGAGGCAGAACTTTGTATAATAATCGGTGCCATGTGTCACTAATTTAAATTAATCCATCCCACTCATTTTGTGCAACAAGTAGTTAATAACATcagataaaaacatttcaagctgGGAGGGGAGTGAAAAATCTATGTTTATACAAATCAACAAAGTATACAGGATTGAAACAATTCATAATTTGCTAAGTGTTTATAACCAAATGTATCAATTGGCAAAACAACAGCAATATGTCTTGATTCAAAAACACACTTAGCAGAGAAGTCATGCATATTACAGAAAGCTATgttttaaagataaaatatgACAGAGTTATGGTTATGTACAAACACTGCAGAAAACCAAGTCACATTTAAACCAATATTTTACGTCAACAACTACCTGTACGTttttcttgcttttgttttatcttttccTCGACAACCTGCTTAAATTTTAAAGCTTCTTTTTCGCTTGCAAAATTCAATCCAGCCCGGCAATTCTGAAATAcacaatataattaatttagcAGATCAAGTGAATCTGTAAACACACAGTTATCCTGCAAATGAGGAGTAAATATATACCCAGGAACTGATAAAACTGACAAATCGTTCAGTTAGCATTTTGCCATTGGGCTGAGAGTAGTAAAGCACAAGCTGTTGGTTTAAAggaaaaagcaaatatttacacaacatcaacaaaatgaatttactaaaaactCCGAAT contains the following coding sequences:
- the LOC143450749 gene encoding uncharacterized protein LOC143450749 isoform X2, whose product is MAASVATNFHAFDMHTLHLNDSANDDDSISISSGNEDRFGTDYSLSDIEDGLASKPSSTNVHSLINAPNWPSVVEAQVKLCHPSSLVSVGQKPRPEAVKTASNLHLKSPTKFSHCAPKSKKNTTRHWVGRLPLAFAVKRRTAVYGAQKLIPLFGQKEVKVETVCNLHDMNETCLDDVSYENSYSMVADIKETSLSDDILPISPSLPSIPAKVNKEIENAESDRFDIARNRSQSYSGFLDSPLSRCSSILSRRSLKTDTDEDSATPQKAVRQWKHYKRAMEAYRKSAEKARTGRSCENLSSNTLPLRGRSIFERESIYDFWDPKIPSYSPERRRSSDVTNINEETNDADSSRASDDIPAWEREPIRSTPSWQFRGDQNTLSLDYRSLLRRKSSKSSTKSPNWSPLRNSFRRSCRHSMEPDSITDIDAMISCGSTTNFSDNTMVSNFHDCEDDSKNDSDVDAVTENVSKKSPERIVWSGYEKYLKSKAESEKLPRTSFGMRLAVLEKRKLPPISHECDEVSSATGSGSYPEVKPLDTLSQQDLSGTNLRDNKMIRKRNLSLSNTMLNFHHKALEVFQASHMSSYRQYHTVASPARLSKILRRRAKKAALSPLSSPYTLKRSSHRTSSLGDNCTCEYNKDYMAIITHTSPPIDDVFPLPPPRMNESFNIASSCDHERFPTSPPFLSSTSVDDLGRDVNFPVDEEIDCTLMNDETISCNSYSYYGKEDSPVMTNGARHFKSDENNQNLSSKISKISQNCNLKVDSKSCFYDHSYSSLPSPTEVDKGKRHPFSKPNGFSDNKSTSCNSKFSPHNLPAIVITGSAEPNTVYLNVPNSGQQLKPSEFPKRSSLSFARAIAEGRVADDATVQNGFSTMDDDSEDDYVSYDTFYKDKSLPRKKVVKPVKSMQTKSAECEELNQENILTENMSKLDLDIDGFFSSFSRKKLTSPFHRGKKSPDKKGSPITKLGRTNKSFSPKSDGGNWNSNVVNVNSNNSTIKSWADAFMSTSLSRFSLASSTFTSSTRSSCQTLASLNTPLLDRKPAFEKGEFYSSSTMPSKGKRRRKKKPAQEISVPLTNLMTEPTATFSLSLSDKLKEKDENLDRISSFINSDSIQRVGTIRNMFEKKSKELHSEKRATREKLFSGVTRALKLHRINTKPAKRSSSMRSPTASPLPSPTGVQHSHTTTSNFQKPTVQPTNNFKSSIQVDDKKSKKKSKGKKLKLTKADISMPSGFKHVGHVGWDPNKGFDMNNMDPDVKELFTSAGITEKDMQDQEKAQFIYDFIEQRGGLEAVKKEKRTQGQGPPPPPPTRGGAPPPPSRGPAPPPPERSMGRQHAAPPPPQRHQPQARSGPLPPPPPTSRHGPPPPPPSIPSTGPPPPPVNSNILAPPAPAPPPPPPMNVSIQPPPPAAPSISSGRGALLDQIREGNPGLKPPSESQSSAPPPSGGRGALLDAIRKGKKLKSLSDADPDEKESVAPQTSEESGLAGALARALQNREKAIHTDSESGSDNDFDDDDDWDD
- the LOC143450749 gene encoding uncharacterized protein LOC143450749 isoform X3, which encodes MAASVATNFHAFDMHTLHLNDSANDDDSISISSGNEDRFGTDYSLSDIEDGLASKPSSTNVHSLINAPNWPSVVEAQVKLCHPSSLVSVGQKPRPEAVKTASNLHLKSPTKFSHCAPKSKKNTTRHWVGRLPLAFAVKRRTAVYGAQKLIPLFGQKEVKVETVCNLHDMNETCLDDVSYENSYSMVADIKETSLSDDILPISPSLPSIPAKVNKEIENAESDRFDIARNRSQSYSGFLDSPLSRCSSILSRRSLKTDTDEDSATPQKAVRQWKHYKRAMEAYRKSAEKARTGRSCENLSSNTLPLRGRSIFERESIYDFWDPKIPSYSPERRRSSDVTNINEETNDADSSRASDDIPAWEREPIRSTPSWQFRGDQNTLSLDYRSLLRRKSSKSSTKSPNWSPLRNSFRRSCRHSMEPDSITDIDAMISCGSTTNFSDNTMVSNFHDCEDDSKNDSDVDAVTENVSKKSPERIVWSGYEKYLKSKAESEKLPRTSFGMRLAVLEKRKLPPISHECDEVSSATGSGSYPEVKPLDTLSQQDLSGTNLRDNKMIRKRNLSLSNTMLNFHHKALEVFQASHMSSYRQYHTVASPARLSKILRRRAKKAALSPLSSPYTLKRSSHRTSSLGDNCTCEYNKDYMAIITHTSPPIDDVFPLPPPRMNESFNIASSCDHERFPTSPPFLSSTSVDDLGRDVNFPVDEEIDCTLMNDETISCNSYSYYGKEDSPVMTNGARHFKSDENNQNLSSKISKISQNCNLKVDSKSCFYDHSYSSLPSPTEVDKGKRHPFSKPNGFSDNKSTSCNSKFSPHNLPAIVITGSAEPNTVYLNVPNSGQQLKPSEFPKRSSLSFARAIAEGRVADDATVQNGFSTMDDDSEDDYVSYDTFYKDKSLPRKKVVKPVKSMQTKSAECEELNQENILTENMSKLDLDIDGFFSSFSRKKLTSPFHRGKKSPDKKGSPITKLGRTNKSFSPKSDGGNWNSNVVNVNSNNSTIKSWADAFMSTSLSRFSLASSTFTSSTRSSCQTLASLNTPLLDRKPAFEKGEFYSSSTMPSKGKRRRKKKPAQEISVPLTNLMTEPTATFSLSLSDKLKEKDENLDRISSFINSDSIQRVGTIRNMFEKKSKELHSEKRATREKLFSGVTRALKLHRINTKPGVQHSHTTTSNFQKPTVQPTNNFKSSIQVDDKKSKKKSKGKKLKLTKADISMPSGFKHVGHVGWDPNKGFDMNNMDPDVKELFTSAGITEKDMQDQEKAQFIYDFIEQRGGLEAVKKEKRTQGQGPPPPPPTRGGAPPPPSRGPAPPPPERSMGRQHAAPPPPQRHQPQARSGPLPPPPPTSRHGPPPPPPSIPSTGPPPPPVNSNILAPPAPAPPPPPPMNVSIQPPPPAAPSISSGRGALLDQIREGNPGLKPPSESQSSAPPPSGGRGALLDAIRKGKKLKSLSDADPDEKESVAPQTSEESGLAGALARALQNREKAIHTDSESGSDNDFDDDDDWDD